From the genome of Leptodactylus fuscus isolate aLepFus1 chromosome 1, aLepFus1.hap2, whole genome shotgun sequence, one region includes:
- the LOC142203911 gene encoding granzyme C-like, producing the protein MGLIIFIHVACFILCGYAGTEDIIGGDVVQPHSLPYVVYVKSQSTGCGGILLSGNYVLTAAHCAKGGKMTVLLGAHNIKAAEDFRQEVEVCNAIPFPKYNGSVYNDIMLLKLKKTAVLNRYILPLPITKIKSSVKPGSDCTVAGWGVFNTYNDKSSPLLRKVDLKVVSTETCSKAYPDINVKNFICAGEEKEGKRTGEGDSGGPLFCGAYLSGIVLGGRTNRKPPSLFTKVSTYESWIKSAMKNGKCKLYT; encoded by the exons CACAGAGGACATTATTGGAGGAGACGTGGTGCAGCCACATTCCCTGccttatgtggtatatgtgaaaaGCCAATCTACAGGATGTGGAGGAATCCTATTAAGTGGTAACTATGTTTTAACAGCAGCACACTGCGCAAAAGG AGGAAAGATGACAGTGCTATTGGGTGCTCATAATATTAAGGCTGCAGAAGATTTCAGACAAGAAGTAGAAGTCTGTAATGCAATTCCATTCCCAAAATACAATGGCAGTGTATACAATGACATCATGTTACTAAAA tTGAAAAAGACAGCGGTTCTAAATAGATACATCTTACCCTTGCCGATTACCAAAATCAAAAGCAGTGTGAAACCTGGAAGTGACTGCACTGTGGCTGGATGGGGCGTATTTAACACTTACAATGACAAGTCATCACCATTACTACGTAAAGTTGATCTAAAAGTGGTTTCTACAGAAACATGTTCCAAGGCTTATCCAGATATTAATGTCAAGAATTTCATCTGTGCTGGAGAGGAAAAGGAAGGCAAGAGAACCGGTGAA GGTGATTCTGGAGGTCCATTATTCTGTGGTGCGTATCTTTCTGGAATTGTACTTGGTGGACGAACAAATAGAAAACCACCATCACTATTCACAAAAGTCTCCACCTATGAATCCTGGatcaaatctgcaatgaaaaatggAAAGTGCAAGCTTTATACATAA